In the genome of Arachis hypogaea cultivar Tifrunner chromosome 9, arahy.Tifrunner.gnm2.J5K5, whole genome shotgun sequence, the window atcgcatatattcgggcaattaaagacatgtatgatggggccacaactagtgtgaagactcaaggtggtgtgacagaggaattccctattggtataggattacaccagggatcatccttaagtccataccttttcacattagtcttggaagtactcacagagcacatccaagagcctgtgccatggtgcatgctttttgccgatgatatcgtccttatgggagagtcaagggaagacctaaataagaagtttgagttatggagagaagttctagaagtgtatggtctgtgcataagccgtagcaagacggaatatatggaatgtaagttcagtctgagaagggaaaactccaatatagaggtgaaaattggagagaacaccttacgaaaagttaaaagttttaagtatcttgggtgcatcatacaggataatggagagattgaacatgatgtaaatcataggatccaagcaggttggtcaaaatggcggagtgcatctggttttatatgcgacaaaaaagtgcctttaaaacttaaaggtaaattctatcacaccgctataagaccggctatgctgtatggtacggagtgttgggcggctaaaggagagcacgaacataagctgagtgtggcagagatgaagatgttgagatggatgagtggtcacacgcgattggataaaataaggaatgaagatataagggagagagttggagtagcacccattgtggaaaagatggttgaatcgcgtctcaggtggtttggacatgtgagaagaagaccgatagaacatccagtcaggagggtggatgagatggaagatggacaaagggcgaaaggcagaggaagacctaagaagaccatccatgaggtggtcaaacgagatctacatgtaaacggtctctctgtagacatgatacatgacagagcacaatggcgtcgtttgattcatgtagccgaccccacttagtgggacaaggctttgttgttgttgttgttgttgttgtaatctAGATCTTGTCCGACCACATGATTCTCTTCAATTTACGTCCAAGGTCATTCGTTATTAGCATCCGAACGTCGTCTAGCAAAACACTTTGGTAATTTGGGTAAGTCTGAGTCAAGAATTAGGCGCACCCCACACTCTTTTGTACTAATGTTCAACACACTCCGCTCCCCCAAACCATTTGTAACGGAGAACTCAACTGTGAAATGCCTTTTATAACCTCCAACAACACTGCCATCAAAAAGAAATTCATCGTACCATATATACACATGATCACACTTCAACTCCCTTATAGCTTCATGATGCCACCTAGTATACGCCACCTTAGTGCCATTTCCTTGGTATTCGTAGCATTCACATGAGATCTTAGCACCATCCTTCTCCATTTCATCAAATGGAGACAGAACTGCACAAAAAACTAAGCCCCGCACCTTTGAGCTGTAAGGAAGTACGATTCTGAAAGAGGACTTGGTGCTTCGATAAGTGAATTGCCTTGGAACACTGCTTCCTGGCAAACAAACCTTCACGAAGTTGAAGCTGTAGCTATGGCCTAGCTCTGGTGCACTGTTATATTGCTGCGAACGAACCTCCTCCTCCACATCCTTATTTTTAAGTATCGCGTTTGTTGCTATTAAATTCGCACCTTTCGTGATTCCTTCACGTGAAGGTCCATCCAGGTTTGTGCAATTCTCGAACGAGATGAACTTGGTGCTTCCTCTCATCTCTTTCGCAAAGGTCTCTAAGGTGTTTATTGTCACCAAGGACTCGCAGTTAATCACATAAAGCTCTTTGATAAGTGTCGGAAGAGTAGGTAGGTACTTAAGGTTCTTACAGTTTCTCAGCGACAAAATTTCCAGATTGATTAGATCCTTGACGGTTATAGGCAATGTCTCTACAGCACTTCCATCTAATCTTAGGTCACAGAGATATTCCAAGCACCCAATGTTGTTAGGGAGTTCAGACAATTTATCACAATCCTTCAAATACAGTAAGTGCAGACACCTTAAGCCGTTGAATAAGGTATGCAGTTGCTCTTTGTTGAGTACTAGTTGTCTGCAATTAGAAATTCTCAGCTCTGAAAGATTCTTAAGGAGTGATAACTCATTTGGAAGATTCTCAATAAGTATCAAACTATCTAGGTAGAGCGATTTAAGCTTGCTTGAGCGCTGAATTGATTGGTGCAATTCTTCTATTCCAGCATTTCTCAGATCTAGACATTCCATCACACGAGAGGACACGGAAAATTCTCTCAGACTTGTGCAGCCGTTAACACTGATCGTCTTGCGAGATTTCAAGTGCTTCTCACTTCTCAAACTAGTGAGTTTTCTGCATCCATCCAGTGCTAGAATTTCAAGAGCGTCAAGAGACCAAATAGATGAATGAAGCTCTGCCAAGCTCTCACAACCAGAAAGGTTAAGCGATTTAAGTTTTGATGCCTTGGACAAATCCGGGAGATTCGCCAACTCTTTGCATTCATTTAGATCAATTCTCTCTAAACTCACAAGATTCTgccacataaataaaaataatctttcATAAAGCAAACTTATAAGCATACATTGATTAAGTTTGCGGAAAATATCTTTTACCTTCACCCCATGCCAAAGTTTGGTAATGTGGCTGTGCGGCATACAAATCTCAACAAGCCTCTGAGTAAACAAATTTTCCGGTGGAGACTTCAAACCATATCCATGCCATTCAAGGTAGCTCAGCTTACCTGaaaattcattaaggacttcCGGATACACCATGTTACCCAAAGTCTTGCCAGAGGGAGCATACAATTTTAGATATCTTAGATCACTCATCATGCTGAATGCTTTAGAGTTCAAGTGTAGATCATCAATTTGAGACAAATCTAATTTTATACCTTCAACTGCATCACTTCCCTAACagaaaataaagcaaacaatATGTATTTCCATTTAgttagaaataatatttttataaagtgAGTATAATGATGAGACTTAAGTTTCCTTACCttccttttatattcaagcacaTCTGAAACTTCTTCAATATCCTTCAATCGACTACGTTTTCCAGGATCTTTAATGCCTTGACGAACAATATTCAAGCCCATATCTCGTATTAAATCATGCATCTGTATCTTCTTGTCCTTTGAAATAGTTATGAGAGCTTTATTTGTAAGGACTTTTATTCCACTAACAGCAAATAAACCACTAGCATTTAGTATCTTTTCCACAAAATATTTGTTCtcatctttgaaaaagaacgcAATGTCCAAAAATATCTTCTGCTCTAGAATATCTAGTCCATCATAGCTCACACGTAACACCTTTTGAATTCCATCGTAGGGATAGTCCTTGAGTTTATTCAATTCGCTATCCCAAAATTCAATACTTGTGTCACGGAGATTTGAGCCCAATACTTTTAAAGCTAATGGAACACCCCCTGCATAATCAACTGCTCTCTGAGAGAGATCTTCATATCCTTTTTTGGGAACCCAATCTT includes:
- the LOC112709326 gene encoding disease resistance protein RPP2B-like; translation: MHDLIRDMGLNIVRQGIKDPGKRSRLKDIEEVSDVLEYKRKGSDAVEGIKLDLSQIDDLHLNSKAFSMMSDLRYLKLYAPSGKTLGNMVYPEVLNEFSGKLSYLEWHGYGLKSPPENLFTQRLVEICMPHSHITKLWHGVKNLVSLERIDLNECKELANLPDLSKASKLKSLNLSGCESLAELHSSIWSLDALEILALDGCRKLTSLRSEKHLKSRKTISVNGCTSLREFSVSSRVMECLDLRNAGIEELHQSIQRSSKLKSLYLDSLILIENLPNELSLLKNLSELRISNCRQLVLNKEQLHTLFNGLRCLHLLYLKDCDKLSELPNNIGCLEYLCDLRLDGSAVETLPITVKDLINLEILSLRNCKNLKYLPTLPTLIKELYVINCESLVTINTLETFAKEMRGSTKFISFENCTNLDGPSREGITKGANLIATNAILKNKDVEEEVRSQQYNSAPELGHSYSFNFVKVCLPGSSVPRQFTYRSTKSSFRIVLPYSSKVRGLVFCAVLSPFDEMEKDGAKISCECYEYQGNGTKVAYTRWHHEAIRELKCDHVYIWYDEFLFDGSVVGGYKRHFTVEFSVTNGLGERSVLNISTKECGVRLILDSDLPKLPKCFARRRSDANNE